ACTGCGCTTGTGAGGTATGGTCCACGGGACattgggcggcggcggcggcttgcGACTTGGTAGCTTCGGCTGCGCGAGCTTGGGAGAGCCATGCGTCGCGGGTTTTGTGATCGACGGGGCATGCATCCTCTTTATTCGCGGAAGACATTTTGGGATCGATCTTTGATGGTGGGAGGCGGTGTCGAGCTGAGGTGTGTGCCAATTAAGGCGCATTTGCTGGGACCTGCGGTGAAACTATCGCCAAATTTTTGGCGTCGGCATCGGGAATAGTCGATGACGGGAAATTGATTGTTAACAGTGGAAAATCGAGCCGCCGTTTTACCGGGTGCAGTTTACCGGCATTTGCCGCCCCATGCCAGTGGTTTTAGTGGTCCGCAGCCAGTGCTTATAGGGACTAGGCATTCTGAGCTCTAGTGCTAGTTATCAATGATAGTAATTGATTGACTGGATAGCTTCACACGAATCCCCCATTATTATTCTTTGATAAAAGACGTAGTATTATTTCTAGTGTCATTTTCGCTATGATCAGTTGCATGGAATATAGACAAGaagtactaaaaaaaatactacCAGGAGTCGATAACAGCTCCTTCGCCACAAAATGTCGCGTCGATCTTGAACAGGACCAAAACCTCAGGGATTCTCCACGCAGCATCGAATCGCTTGTATTTCGCCCAAATTCAAGATCAGAATCCATGGCGAGAGCATCTACTGTAAGGTGATATCATGTCATGGATGAAATCATACATACCGAGGCCGACTTGAACACTTACCAGTTCAAGGGCGACGAGTATTAAACGCCGGAGAGCGTGCCAGATAGTATTTCGGCCGATGGGTGGATTGCACCACAGAGCGTGACGGAGAGTAGCAAGGAGACCGGGATATTCCCCGCGATAAGGCCCTGTCGGATATTGGTTCTAGAAACAAAGTGCAAAAGTTCTTGCATGCaggttttttcttttcaatgtAACCCGGAATTGTACTCGACAACTCTTAACAGAGTTGCATTGtggtgtggtggtggtgtggtgAGACGTATCAGGTACAAAAGCAGTCCAGTCCTCGCCATGTGCAGCCGCATGTCGCGTGACGTCGCTGACATCCATAACCCCCAGTGCCAGCCAGCTTCTTCCTTGCCGCAACCCGTCACCCTCGATCTTGGGACCCCAGATCAGAGGCCATGTCTGCACATCCACCACAATGACAGGCCGCAGCACgccatcgtcttcgtcggTGCTGCTCCCCATGCCCGGGCACCCGGGCTCATCATGGGCAACGTATCGCTCCAGAATGGCGTCCCTGCTCCGACACCAGGACACCAAGGTTCTCATCGCGTTTTGGCTATTCGGTGCGCTGCGCCTGATTTCTCAATGCCTCTTTCCGCTACAGATCCCGTGACAGCTGCGACTAACATGACGGTGATGCAACAGGCCTGATCAATAATGTTCTCTATGTCATCATTCTTTCGGCCGCCCAAGACCTCGTCGGCTCCTCTATCCCCAAAGGcgtcgtcctcctcgccgaTGTCATGCCGTCATTCTTCACCAAGCTCATCGCCCCGTACTTCATACACCACGTCCCGTACCGCGTGAGAGTCCTTGTCTTCATTACCTTGTCGGCCGTCGGCATGCTCATGGTTGCGTTAACGCCGCCGTCGAAATCGGTCTCGGTAAAGATGGTCGGGGTGGTGCTGGCGAGCCTAAGCAGCGGAGGAGGCGAGCTCAGCTTCTTGGGATTGTCGCACTACTATGGACACATAAGCCTTGTAGGATGGGGATCGGGGACCGGTGCTGCCGGCCTAGTCGGTGCCGGCCTGTACGTCGTCTTGACGGAGTGGTGGAGATTCAGCGTGAGAGACAGCTTGTTGTTTTCTGCGTGCCTGCCTGCTGTCATGTTTgtgagcttcttcttcattttGCCGCTGGATCCGTTGCGAAAGTCTTCGCAGCAGAAGGACTATGAAACGGTTCCAGACCAGGATCTTACGGAAGAGGATGTGGAGGATATGCCGCAGGGAGTGGCTTCGTCTGCGCTGCTGGCGCCAGGCCCGTCGAATGTTCACGCAGCTTACTCGCTACACAGCCTAGAGGGGTCAAGCTCGTTGAGAAACAACTTGAGGCGCGCCAAGTCTCTGTTTATCCCATATATGGCACCTCTTTTACTTGTGTACATCGCCGAGTACATCATCAACCAAGGGGTTTCGCCGACCCTCCTCTTTCCCATCGAATCGTCTCCTTTTGAAGAATATCGCGGCTTTTACCCCTTTTATGGATTCTTGTATCAGCTGGGCGTCTTCATTTCTCGATCCTCCACTCCATTTATCCGCATCCACACACTCTACGTCCCGTCCGTCCTGCAGGTTGGCAACATGGTGCTTCTGATTCTTCAAAGTTTGTTCTTCTTTATCCCTTCGGTGTATATTGTCTTTATCATTATATTCTGGGAAGGCCTGCTGGGAGGGGCAGTGTACGTGAATTGCTTCGCTGAGATTATGGAGAATATCCCTGAAGAAGAGCGCGAGTTTAGCTTGAGTGCTACCACTGTAAGTGACAGTGGAGGCATCTGCGTCGCGGCATTTGTGAGTATTTTGCTGGAGCCGAGTCTTTGTGCGTATCAGCTGGCGCATGGGAGGGATTGGTGCCGTCGGATTGAGGCCCAACGTAGTTGATCGGATAGAGAGGCACGATATTGTGGTTAATTTGGTAGATATATTTTTCTGATATATCAATATATGTACAAGTAACTCAATTCACGTCTTGTACTCTGGGAGGCTCCAACCCCCTGAATAGCGAATGCCCAATTCCATTTAGAAATTATAGCAAGTATACAGCGCAGCGATCAATCATTCTCCATTTATGTATCAGTATCAGTGACGCAAAAAAATCCAAAGCGCCTGCATTTTGATATCTGCCTGTTTGCTGGTAATGCATTCTTGCCGTCAAAACAAACAACTTATTGTGGGGCACCGAACGAACTACCTTTGTCCGCCTCACGAACTCCATACATCTTCGATATATCATCACCATGTTTCTCCAAGACCCTCTTCTCGCTTCACTCAAAAGCCATGGGCAAAATATCCTTTGCCACGCCCCTCCCACAACCAACACGCTCCGAAGTGCTGGAATGGAAATTCCCGAGGCCACACAACCACCTCGTTCTGACGGGCCGATCCCGCGCGGCTTGGCACACATCCTTCGTCATCCCCCAGctcaacctcctcctcgacgccggccTCTGTGTCAACAAGCAAAGGCCAAAGCACATCTTTCTCACCCACGGACACGCAGACCACACGCTCCTAGCGTTCGCCTTTGTGAAAAGAGAAGATCCCCCAGACGTGTATTGCCCCGCAGAAATGAAGCACATCTTCGACACTCATATTCTCGGCACGACAATGATGAACCTGGGAGGCCTCGTTGAGGTAGGTGATGCAGAGAAGCAAGGCTACAAAGTAGACGACGCGAATGGAGAAACAGACGTCGACGGGCGAACGCCCCAGGAGCGGGCATTTCTAAACACCCACATCACCCACGGCGTCAAGCACGGAGACACAGTCCCGCTCCGGCGACTCAAGGGCATCACAGCCACAGCGTTCAACTGCGACCACACCGTTCCCTGCGTAGGATACGTCTTCTCATCCACTACTAACCGCTTGAAGCAAGAATACAAATCGCTCGCCGGGCCCCAGCTTCGGGATCTGCGACGGTCGGGCGTGGAAATCACAGAACCTCACTCGGTGCCCATGTTTGCGTTTCTGGGCGACACCACAATCGCCACCTTGGCTTCCGAGCCGCCCTGGCTGCGGGACGGGATCCCCGTTGTCATTACAGAGTGCAGCTTCTTGTACGAGGCCCACGCCGCGCAGGCGGACAAAACCAAGCACACAAAGTGGAGCGATTTGGAGCCCGTCATACGCATGTGGCCGGGAACTACCTTTATTTTGATCCATTTTAGCATGAGGTACTCGGATAGACAGGTTTGTCAGTTCTTCACGGACTTGGAGGATGCGCCGACGAATATGGTCATCTGGGCAGACCCGGAGGATTAAAGCCACGCAGGGTTTTTGATGAACCGACCACGGGGAGAGGCACGATTACATGTTGGCTAGGAATACCAACTGCCGGACGCTGGTTATCAGCTCCGAGTAATCGACACTAAAGCAGTGAGGGCGCTCTGACACCCTGTTCGCGTTTGTGATCAAGGCAAGCCGACCACTGCTCAACGGGGCTGCGGGCCAAATCGCACGATGAACCTGGGTCCTCGTAGAAACCATCTGCCAGGTCACTGGTATCTTGTCGTTGCAGGCTGGTTATCTGCCTGCAGAGCTCATTGCAACGGTCTTGCTACACTGAGTGTTTGATTGCTGTAGCTACTGTGCCCATAGTTGCTGACATATCGTCCTCCATGGCAATAACGCCGGTTGGGTCTCGACTCTCAACACCGTCGGGCACTCGATCTCGAGCAGTCTCCGAAAGGACTAGCAATGGTCCGGAAAGGTCACTTCGGAGTGGTATATATCTCGATCTTTGCACCTACTCAGACAAGAAGTGGACGCCGCCTCAGATTTTGCAACTAGCAAG
The DNA window shown above is from Metarhizium brunneum chromosome 1, complete sequence and carries:
- the BTN1_1 gene encoding Protein BTN1 codes for the protein MTGRSTPSSSSVLLPMPGHPGSSWATYRSRMASLLRHQDTKVLIAFWLFGLINNVLYVIILSAAQDLVGSSIPKGVVLLADVMPSFFTKLIAPYFIHHVPYRVRVLVFITLSAVGMLMVALTPPSKSVSVKMVGVVLASLSSGGGELSFLGLSHYYGHISLVGWGSGTGAAGLVGAGLYVVLTEWWRFSVRDSLLFSACLPAVMFVSFFFILPLDPLRKSSQQKDYETVPDQDLTEEDVEDMPQGVASSALLAPGPSNVHAAYSLHSLEGSSSLRNNLRRAKSLFIPYMAPLLLVYIAEYIINQGVSPTLLFPIESSPFEEYRGFYPFYGFLYQLGVFISRSSTPFIRIHTLYVPSVLQVGNMVLLILQSLFFFIPSVYIVFIIIFWEGLLGGAVYVNCFAEIMENIPEEEREFSLSATTVSDSGGICVAAFVSILLEPSLCAYQLAHGRDWCRRIEAQRS
- the TRZ2 gene encoding tRNase Z TRZ2; translation: MGKISFATPLPQPTRSEVLEWKFPRPHNHLVLTGRSRAAWHTSFVIPQLNLLLDAGLCVNKQRPKHIFLTHGHADHTLLAFAFVKREDPPDVYCPAEMKHIFDTHILGTTMMNLGGLVEVGDAEKQGYKVDDANGETDVDGRTPQERAFLNTHITHGVKHGDTVPLRRLKGITATAFNCDHTVPCVGYVFSSTTNRLKQEYKSLAGPQLRDLRRSGVEITEPHSVPMFAFLGDTTIATLASEPPWLRDGIPVVITECSFLYEAHAAQADKTKHTKWSDLEPVIRMWPGTTFILIHFSMRYSDRQVCQFFTDLEDAPTNMVIWADPED